From the genome of Maniola hyperantus chromosome 9, iAphHyp1.2, whole genome shotgun sequence:
ttgttgtttaaaTACGGAAACACAcataaactataggtacctgcGGGTGATTCGcaaactcagtgtctaacactgaatgatagccaccgagctcatattTATTctgttgaaggttttctacgaaaaaatattttaatatcacccagtgaagcagcaatgtagaaccaaccaaattcggtggctatcattcagtgctagtggtctaagatcccgctatagaacgaccttcaccgaactggttaatggatgaaacgtattttatattcaatttaatatgtcaataaatatattgcatacgggttgcctaaaaaatttcagtccagtatatcagtaattgataatttaaaaaaaaaaaaattttaacagtcgattcaaattttttaaatttttctctccgtaagaaccatcctcgtacttcaaggaatattataaaaaaagaattagcgaaatcggttcagctgtttagCATCGGTGCagctcgagatttgcgatcagcaacacatttagcgattcatttttatatatagagaagagaTAGACTAGCTGTTGCTCGTGATTTAGTTCACTTCCCGCGGGACCTGTCTTTTCCTGTGCAttgccgattgccatctcaacatgtcgcgtactataccaagTTAACTAAAGTTCCTAACAGGCATGCACTAACGCCATCTAGTGTTGAGTAGGCAAAgacaatatttaaatttttttacagtaTCCAGGCGCATCTGGTGCGGTTCAGATTGGCGAGTTTCCGGGGCATACGCATGGAGTTAATTGTGTAGtgagttttatattttaattggaTATCGCAATAAGTGTATCATGTCAGAACAAGCGTACCTTTTTCAGGGGGCCATCCAAAGGTATTAAAGTTAATGTGTACATAATACATActtccatagtaatattataaatgcgaaagtgtgtccgtctgtctgctagcttttcacggcccaagagattaaccgattttgatgaaaggtagagttagcttacatcccggggatggacatagcctatctttaatcccggaaaatcaaagagttagcacgggatttttaaaagactgAAATtcgcgcggatgaagtcgcgggtatcatctagtgaaTCATATGGGGTTAAAGAGCAGGTTATATAGGATTCTAAGTTTTGGCTCGATATGCCACccctatttatattatatacgaTTTTTGTTGTTACACTAACGAATTAGGAACTATCCTGTAAGGCTAGATGTAAGTGTTAAAAAAAGGGCCTCAAGAGGTCCCTTTGGGACTCGGTGGTATCTAGTGGTAGTGATAATTTTGTTATATGCATATTTTTTTTCCAGGCGTTTTCAACATCTTCCAAGTACCTGGTGTCGGTCGGTTCGCAACATGACATGATAGTCAATGTTTGGGACTGGCGCGCCAACCTTAAACTTGCTAGCAATAaggtaatattattactattaagtctaaaccaaaattactataatatttatcaaattcaaaagtagtaaaatacccaattgtaattGTCGAAGtgtaaaattatgttattattctTCAGGTGTCATCTCGAGTCAAAGCAGTCAGTTTCTCAGAAAGTGGGAACTACTTTGTAACAGTCGGCTTTAGGCACGTGAAGTTTTGGTATCTGGAATATTCTAGAAATGCTAAGGTTTGtcatgttgttttatttttgcttaATCTAATTATTTACATTGTAGCAAATTGCACACAATCTCTGAAACAAACTAACAGTTGTAAAATGTAGTGCTAACCTTTTCCGTAacgagcattatgaaagggataacaatccttagacctgtcattttagtttattttggcGATTGTGTACAACAGGATTAGCCACACTGTCAAAGAATACTGAAatccttaatattataaatacgaaagtgtgcctgtctgtctatctggtggtctgctagcctttcacggcccatccgttaaaccgatattgataaaatttggtacagagatagcttgcatccccagggaaggacataggctattttttatcccagaaaatttaagagttcccacgggatttttaaaaatccaaatccacgcggacgaagtcgcgggcatcatatagttattaatatttatattctgCACTAGTCAGTAGGTATCTCTATGCTATTCAAACAATGGCTTTACATACTCGTAATAGCAAAATCCTAGAATTTGCAGTTATAAAATTGTTATCAGTGGTATTATGCAAACATGAAATATATTTTGCTTGTACTGATAAGCTAGACAGTAATAAAGTTATCTACATGATTAATTCTCATTAGTTGGTGCAACTTTTTGATTATATAATTACGTAATTCATGAAATCTTTTTTACTGTGATAATATCATAACCACATGTAAACACAATTTTGATCAGCTCAATTTCTTATCTAAAGTGTGTTAGACACGTGATTGAATTTTGATGGGAGGATAGTTTAGTACTGCGTTATAGTACTCGATTGTCATGCGTTGTAAACACAGCGATTACTATATGTTTACAACACATAGTAATCGATTATGCTGGCTAAGCACCTGACCAAATCATGAAGATGGGTGAACTACTTTGGAGATCCGAATGTGGCATTTACCATTCATAAAGCACTGTTGGTCCCAGTTATTATCATATCACAtctaataaaaattgtttaacCTAGGAGTCGTAATAATTGTAGTCTTTGTCTAGTCTAGTCGCACTTTGactgctcagacttaaaacactgttaaaacgagacacaaTTGTGCCATTTATatcgctgtctcgttttaacagtgtcttaagtctgagcaaagtcaaagtgtgctctatagatttcagcctcagTCGAGTCGTATTCGTATATAGAGCCCACTTCATTATTATCCCGAGAAAACCATCTACCATTATCTGATAATTATGTCATAACTTAACCTATGAAATACTTCGACAAAAATTAACTAATCATACATTACATGAATAGTATAGATCACATTAAAGGAAGCAGgttaaattattttgttcaaCAGGATGATTTGCAAACTCAGTATTGCTAGAATTGTATTTTTATCTATTGAacgttttctacgaaaaaaatattttaatatcactcagtgaagcaacAATGTAGAATCATCCAATGTAAAATGCGTTAGCGAATCACTTCGCTGAGCTACTAGGCAGTTGAGAAACAAATAAAATCTAATTCGATATTTCTTTACAGTTCAAAGAACCTGTACCTCTCATGGGGAGGTCAGCCATCCTCGGCGAGCAAAAAGACAATGAGTTCTGTGACGTTGTATGCGGCCGAGGCGAGGCGGCTGACAGCACGTATGCCATCACAAGGGGAGGGTTGCTGTGTGAATTCAACAGCAGGAGGCTGCTCGACAAATGGGTGGAGTTGCGGGTAAGAGATGACATTGGTCCTTATTTCCAGCTTTCGGGTTGAAATCTAtatagcgcactttgactttgctcagacttaagacactatttaaacgagacagcgctatatcgctggcataaatctgtctcgttttaactgaagcttaagttggagcaaagtcaaagtgcgctctataaatctcagcctcAGACTGTAATATTTCTATAAATGTTGATAACATAATAAAGTTGTAAGTGAAGTCAGCAGCAACTATCAAACTTACGAGGCTGCTAACAACAGAAcagatttaaatatatttttagataagtCTGTTTTGATACATGTAGCGCCATCTGTGGGTGAGTAGCGAAATTTCTAAGTAAAAAATCAATTGACTTCGTACAAGACTAACGTGCCGCGCGTTCTTTGAGTGttcttgttttgttttcagttAACTAATTTCAAGTATATAAAGTTGAGTTCTGTTGTTATCAAACAGGGTCTGCTCTACTCGTCTGTATGAGGTACTTAAAGAGTTTCTTAAAAAAGGTTccacatttttacattttttcacagacAACATCAGCAAACTGCATGGCGATAGGATCGGAGTACATATTCGTTGGATGCGCGGATGGTATCGTGCGATGTTTCGCGCCCGCGTCGCTGCGATATGTCACAACGTTGCCTCGAACCCACTACCTCGGCGTCGATGTTGCACAGGGGCATAATATCAAGTATGTTACTGAGTAATTGAATTAATGTAACTTAAACTTACTgctcattaatatttttttaattcaagtaatttaaattaatagtcatcaatatattattgtagtacatattattttaaagctaCACTGGGACTTTTACGTCACAGTTTAGCAACCATACAGTACTGTAACTAATGTACTTGGGGTCTTATCAATGCGAATGGGCCATGATCACCAATATTACCTATTAAACACACAAAGAAGACTTCAGCTTGTTTTGAAATATTCGAATATCCATGACGCATTGAGACTGTATCAATAGCGACGTCCAATGGGATGTTTGCTAAACTATGTTATAAACTTTTAAACCCGGAGTCAATCCGAGGCCTGAGTCGCACTGAATCAAGCTGAAACGCGTTAATTGAAATTTATATGGCAAACAAATCGATTCGGTGCACTGCGCCGCGTTGTTGATCGACGCAGTTATTATAGTAAACATATACGTGGCGAATTATTGCGATTTGAATCGAATCATTCACAATTTCATCATCATATTTATCAGTACCTAatcatatttatatattttctattaCCATTCGATAGTACCATTGGATTTtcttttgaatgttttttttatacctCTAATTTCGATTAAAtaacagagcacggatctcctctcagtataagaagggtttggccttagtacgccacgctggccaagtgcggattggcagacttcacacaccttgtagaacattatggagacctctcaggcatgcaggtttcctcacgatgttttccttcaccgttaaagcgagtgatattcaTTACTTAaaatgactccgaaaagttaaaggtgcgtgcccgggattgaactcccgacctcccgaatagaaggcctaatcactaggctatcacataaCAGCTCTCAATATTGTTGCAGCCATATGTTCAGTCAGCCGAACAACGCGAGGTACCCCGACGCGATAGCCTTGACCTACGACGAACGCAATTACAAGCTGACCTGTGTCTATAACGACCACAGTTTATATGTGTGGGACGTCAGAGATATTAAGAGGGTATGTATTGATAAAGTTTACTGttcaaaatttagtttagatcaTTTTCCTATGTGGAAATTAATATGATATGATGAGTTGATGACTCTTTGGCTTACAACACATGGATGCACAGTAAAATCAAAGTGAGACGTCTTTTCTAAAATGTTTCAAGAATGGAAGAATGAACttcagcagagtgaactagagtgaagaaactctcggttttgGTCCTGAATCAATGTtaaggtgacgtgaaatcaaagatacctagtTGTTCCATAGCCTACcgagcgtcaaatgtaggtaacatatttttgacgcctgccagtgtaggtgaagcctcgacgttttgttacgagtttcctaactgtcgtgaagtATGATTTCAGTCAATCTGTTTAAAAATGTGACTTGAGTATTAAATTTAGTGATATACAAGGGTAATTACTTAGTGGATTTTCTGTGTAAAACTTCTAATTGGGCGTTTTTTTTGACAGGTAGGCAAATCTCACTCAGCGCTGTACCACTCTGCGTGTATATGGGGAGTGGACATGATCAGCCAGGGCCCCCTCGGCGCGGGGGCCTTCCTCTCTTGCTCCAGCGACGATACCGTGCGACTGTGGGCGCTCAAACCCAACCAAACTAATATTTATAGCAATGTAAGTGAACAGTCACGTTCAGCGTTATACCACTAATGTGTTTATGGAGAGTGGAAATTGTCAGTCAGAAAGGCCTCGCAGACAGGACGTCTGCGAGGCCTTCCTATCTTGCTCCAGCGTTAACGCGGGCGATCAACCCCAACCGACCTAATATTGTAAGTAAGCAATCACACTGTACCCGCCGTGTACGTATAGAGTAGACATGATCAGCTGTGGCCCTTCCTCTAAGGGCCTTCCTCTCTTTGTCCATCGAAAAAGATATTACTTGATAACCCATGCTTGGTGCGAGGGCTTCATAATAAAAAAGAGCCCTGAGCCGACCAATTTGGAGGCCTTGTCACTCAATATTTTGCAATCTAAAATATCTTCTCAAAGGAAAACTTTTAtgatttcaaaaatctaaatatataaaaggaaaaggtgactgactgactgatctatcaacgcacagctcaaactactggacagatcgggctgaaatttggcatgcagatagctattatgacataggcatccgctaataaaagatttctgaaaactcaacccctaagggagtgaaatagggatttgaaatttgtgtagtccacgcggacgaagtcgcgagcataagatagtataatataaactgacaaaaaatataataaaatttaaatttaactgAATTATTGTATGTTTTCAACAGGAACTAACCAAAGTACTGTATATTGACCCCGAGATGAAGTTCCTCAAGGACGTGGATCTGACGGCCACTAGTGATAAGGATAAATCTAAGACCTATGACGACAAGACCGGCGTCAGGTATGTGTattcattataaaataaattcatttatacattttatttaattttagctATGTACTTTATTGCATTACTTATccatcatactaatattataaatgcgaaagtgtgtctgtctgcctgtctgtctggctagtctttcacggcccaactgtaatctagtgggaacgccgccgatgggagttggttccacagtttgcatgtgcgtggaaagaaggatctggcacagcagacggtcgaagtgcaccagacacccagggggtgagggtgaaattccttacggtggcgcgcggtgcggttgtagaaaaatgagggtgcaatgcggtcaaaaagctcttcagagcactccccattatacaggcgatagaacacgcatagagagtaATTAAGCAAATGCTTAGTGTaattcatattatgtaaattctcTCGATGCGTTGTGCGTGCGAATTTCATCGGAAGTATTGTGAAAAGGCTCTTAGTGATTCTGTATAACAACACTCTATTTTCAGATGCGTGCGTGTATCGCCGTGCGGGCGACACATAGCGGCGGGCGACCGGGCGGGAAACGTGTGGATATACGACAGCTCGGGGTCTTTGTTACACACTCTCGAGGCGCACGACGCTGAAGTTTTATGCCTCGAGTATGCGGCTTCGCCTCGATTACTCGCCTCGGCCTCAAGGGATCGCCTCGTGCACGTTTTCCTTGTTGAACGGGTGAGTGTATGAGATCAGACACAAAAGTACAGGTACGGCCACTTTTGTAAGTTACgtcgatgtacctgcgcagaaatttGGCCTACTCGGtatgttttgtacgcgcgaattatgagtGAGATCACAAGTCACTCTTGTTTgcaatcttaacgtcaagcaataaggtctgtatttcattagAGGTTTTGGCCGGCGTAAGGTTGCGCTTTTCTAcgcaaacgaattttgccgatgccACTTTAGTACTGTACATTTCATCATCACATCACATATAGAGATACTCTGAGTATGGCTCTGTCTATTATCCGCCAAGTGACCTTGAGCTCTATTATTAGGCCATAACAACCATTTTTCGGTGCTACAAAATTCTGTGTTCAGGGCCATGTCTTCTTTGGTAACATGCACTGTTCGAAGATTTATCTTCAGTCATACACTTGCACATGTCttctctcaaagtgagaagggtttggccatagtctacctcgctggccaagtacggatcacacgtctttgagaacattatggagaactctcaggcatgcagatttctccacgatgttttccttcaccattaaagcaagtgacatacACTTACATaccaataaacttttattttatcctcttaaataaaatgtttgttgCAGGGCTACCAAATCCTGCAGACACTAGATGAGCACTCGTCTTCCATCACGGCAGTCAGATTCATAAGTTCCGGCAGCGGCCTGCAGATGGTGTCGTGTGGTGCGGACAAAACTATACTGTTTAGGCAACTCAGAACTGTGAGTAAGCCAGGGTAATCATAGGTATAAGTAGTTATCTTTTTACTGGCAGCTCATGGTGaaaaatggcatttttttaaaagcatattagccatgttaaatgactaatattcccctttcctctccaactaagcaagcaaggtacgacaatagtgcaacgggcggggtttgatccgtcgacctttcggttttcagtccactccttttaccggttaagctattgaggctcttaaattGGGCTATTAAAATTAGGGTAAGCAGTTATTTTAGGCTTCTATGACGTGCGCGACACTGGTAGTTGTCATATCACGTCCAAGCTAGAGTGCTTCATcggttgcatcatcacttaccatcaggtgaggaCGCATTCAAGGGCTGAATTGccactgaataataaaaaataaaaataatcctcCCTTAACTTACTTTTAGTCTCTTAATCATTTTTaaacacatcaaaaattgcgaaccggcaggaatcgaacccgcgtctcctgggattgcGCCCGACGTGACGCTCTGACCACTTTTAGTTTATAACTTTGGCAGTGGCCAATGTGTTGGCCAATGTGttggcgaatgtgtttatatgctcgctagcatataataaacacattcgccatcaaacgggatcctgcagaaaacgggatcctcCAAAAAACTGCgcgccgtgtgaaagggctgtaACTGGTGATGTGTGGGCACAACTTTcgaaaataaacgtttttctttctttctttctttctaaatacCATTAAATGCATATACGTTTGTTGTTCAGACGCAAGACGGCAGTTACCAGTTTGCGCGAGGACAGAACGTGTCGGGAAGGACGACGCTCTACGATATGGAAGTGGACGCGGGTGGAAGGCATATACTGACGGCTTGTCAGGTAAGCATGTTTTTTATTCTGAACATTATTTTGGACTatatgatgcccgtgacttttaATTGCATGCCGAATTACAgccagatccatccagtagtttaagctgtgagttgatagatcagtcagtcagttttcctcaTTGAATCCTCTTCAACATGGTTGcttggtagagatcgcttcaaagCAATAAGGCAGCTAATAGTACTTCTATTTTGTGTTACTTTTTGTCTTTTTTCCTaaattctaaactaaactaaacctaCATTCTTATTCAACTGTTTATCAatttattcaatattttatCAGTTCATTTATTTCTAGGATCGCAACGTCCGTGTATACAGCGCAGCGCACGGCAGACACACGAAAACCTTCCGAGGGACCACGGCCGAAGATGGCACCCTAATAAAGGTTCCTagctattttaatttcatttaaatgttTTCTTATGTTAAGCGCAAAAACTGGTTCATAAGTGCATAAAATGGCCAGATTTTGCGCAGGTTCTAATGTTAAATAGCCATCTTTAGCATAGAAGGTCCTTCCAGCatcaattttcttttcaaattttaacatcggtaccttcaagtcaagagtaaataggcatcttctaaatAAACGCGCTCCATTTTAGCTGCATCaacacttgccagcaggtctgattgcagccaaacgccAGTCAAGcgtaagctatgatagcctagtggttaggacgtccaccttctaatcggaggccgggggttcgatcccgggcacgcacttctaattttcagagttatttcggagttttaaataaataaataaatgtcacttgctctaccggtgaaggaaaacatcgtgaggaaacctgcatgcctgagagttctcaataatgttctcaaaggtgtgtgaagtatactaatccgcacatggacagcgtgatagactatggccaaaacccttctcactctgagaggagacccgttctctgtagtgagccggcgatgcgtcgatcatgataatgatgatgaatgtgaatcacatattattttatgacaGGGTATTAGTGTTGCCAAATTTAATTTTCAGTGTTTTGTctatgtgtaattttttcttataCTTTTATCTGTTTGGTACCCAGGTGGCATTGGATAGTAGCGGAATCTACTTGGCTACCTCAAGTACGGACAAAATCCTCAGTGTATACGACTACTACTCCGGCGAATGTATGGCCACTATGTATGGCCATTCTGAAATAGTCACTGGATTGAGGTAAGGGGGTAGTTCAATGAGTGTCTTCCATCCATGTAAATCgtgtatttttttatcaaatttcACTACTtagagggtgtaaccagaaccctagcaaaacgaagacaggtggtagtactgatgatgacgatgtatgataccacaaaaaaaaactgaaaaaaaaacttaaaattccTACATTTCCTTACAATTTACAATCctaaagttcacgatatattgcaaataaaaaatctgactAACGCTAGAGGTAAACTAACGTTGTTTAAGTAGGCCATTCGTAGTCAATGCAGCGTCGTAggcggagcattgacccgagttttgcacgctatacattgcaggtttaaaaaatactaaatcacttaacAACCTATGTAACACCTAGATGATTATTTTCTAGGTTCACTCCAGACTGTCAGCATTTAATATCGGCATCGGGAGACGGCTGCATCTTCGTGTGGCGCGTGCCGCACGACATGGTGGTGACCATGAGAGCGCGCCTCGCACAGCAGGCGATACGGCAGGGAAGGTAAGAAATGCAGAAACGCGattattttactagctaatCACCTAAAtacagttttaaaaatactttgaaaaCCTACTTTCCATTAAAAAATGAATCTCAAGTTTATATACCCAATAGTTAAAGCTATATTATGTTTCGAAAAATCAGAGCACCATATCTCAGATTTTGAAAGTCACCATAATTTTTCTCAGTGTGTGCCAACTGCCAttttattcgggaggtcggaggttcgatcttGGGCACGCCTTTCTCCTCTAATGCGCGAGTTTAGCAACTACatacgtgaggaaacctgcatgcctgagagttttccataatgttctcaaaggtgcgtgaagtctgtcaattcgcactaggccagcgtggcggagTGTTGCATAAatggcccttctcattctgagaggagacccgtgctcagtagtgggccggcgatgggttgatcatggtgatgatgaatgTAGCTAATATacgaatgatatttttttacaggAAAGTGGCACCCACAAATGGCGTATCAGGATTGGAGAGCGAAACAGACTCGCATCTCGGATCGCCTCCACGAGAACTCGTAGAGGAAGACAAATTCACTACGCCCCTTGTGCCGGATTATACGtaagttcatattattatgccctaacagctcaacggttaaggagcggactgaattccgaaaggtcgccggttcaaatcccaaccgttgcactattgtcgtacccactcctagcacaagcttttcacTTAGTTGGatgggaaagggaaatattactcaattaacatggctaatattcttatttgaaaaaaaaatagggcctatttaaaaaaatatattaaacttttgggccgtgaaaagctagcagacagacagacagacacactttcgcatttataatattagtatggatcagtaTGGATTAAGTACGTATTACATTTTCAGGCTTCGAATAGGCCGTTTACCTTCCTGGGCCAAGAAGAGTCTGGGCGATGAGCTATCCCCGGACATCCCGCGGCCCGCGCCCGGCCAGGTGCCCCCACAACCACCCTCTAGAGGGAAGTGGGCTACGAGAATATTTCCTAATCCCGGTAAGAAAATAATTGCCATACCTAAAGGTACGCTCACACGGACCATTGAAATTGGACCTGgagcaataagtggagcaatctggagcaataaTTTTGCTGAGCATAAGATTGatgaaattttcaggtattgctgggtattgcagtaaattgcttcaagtggtcgtgacgtcataactaactaaattgcctggaattgcggaatttcaattgcccaTGTGAGCGTACCTTTACAATTTATgttccactagcttatgctcgcgacttcgtccgcgtggactacataaattgcaaacctctatttcaccctcttaggggttgaattttcaaaaatcctttcttagcggatgcctacgtcataatagctatctgcagtcagtcagtcagtcagtcagtcaccttttccttttatatatttagatttcaatcttgataaaaaaattctttaaagTGTCTCGAAagtaattttttgtaataaaactagGACTTAAGGCTGATAGTAAATCAATTATTTTTCGGATGGAAGAAAATTAGTTCAAAATACGTTATTACCGTCCATTATTTAAGATGGctgccaaacagaacagctgttttgagcTTTTTTTAACGAGGTGTTTCAAAGTATCAAGTCGTTAAATCCATAAATTAAAAGCTCTATGTTTTACTAAGATAAAAATCTTTCGCCGCGCCGATTCGTTTTCAAtgccgccaaacagaacagctgttttgagaCAGCCATATTTCAGCGGGTATTTCAAAGAGCCAAGTCGTTAGTGCCATAAATTAAAAGCGCTATTTTCTACTTAGATAAAAGGCTTTCGCAAACTcgtttttaataatgaaatcCAGAAGTGCATGAAAGTTAAATGCactatttttgtttaatcaATTAACTCACACATAATTTTACTGACACTTGATGTTCGGTACGTAGGTATTTGGTATTTGTGACAATATGGTTAGTTTACTCACATCACAGGgttaaatatattgctatccctttcgtaatgctccctgcggaaaaggatggcattgGATTTAAAACttgtagtttagagattgtatacaacagaattatccacaattttaattttatttttgcagaTAAACGCGGTGATTCAGATGGATCCAAAGACAGTTCTATC
Proteins encoded in this window:
- the Wdr62 gene encoding mitogen-activated protein kinase-binding protein 1 isoform X10, with the protein product MEAGFIPVTAGNVGGTVPPPAVVAPPVNVIRAPGLKRGKMEEAISDRIKLETVLGITVSNNAALDCNPNTELVAYPAGCTVVLYNSRKNRQTHVLNASRKSVTCVAFSPDGRYLATGECGHAPAVRVWDLQYPGASGAVQIGEFPGHTHGVNCVAFSTSSKYLVSVGSQHDMIVNVWDWRANLKLASNKVSSRVKAVSFSESGNYFVTVGFRHVKFWYLEYSRNAKFKEPVPLMGRSAILGEQKDNEFCDVVCGRGEAADSTYAITRGGLLCEFNSRRLLDKWVELRTTSANCMAIGSEYIFVGCADGIVRCFAPASLRYVTTLPRTHYLGVDVAQGHNINHMFSQPNNARYPDAIALTYDERNYKLTCVYNDHSLYVWDVRDIKRVGKSHSALYHSACIWGVDMISQGPLGAGAFLSCSSDDTVRLWALKPNQTNIYSNELTKVLYIDPEMKFLKDVDLTATSDKDKSKTYDDKTGVRCVRVSPCGRHIAAGDRAGNVWIYDSSGSLLHTLEAHDAEVLCLEYAASPRLLASASRDRLVHVFLVERGYQILQTLDEHSSSITAVRFISSGSGLQMVSCGADKTILFRQLRTTQDGSYQFARGQNVSGRTTLYDMEVDAGGRHILTACQDRNVRVYSAAHGRHTKTFRGTTAEDGTLIKVALDSSGIYLATSSTDKILSVYDYYSGECMATMYGHSEIVTGLRFTPDCQHLISASGDGCIFVWRVPHDMVVTMRARLAQQAIRQGRKVAPTNGVSGLESETDSHLGSPPRELVEEDKFTTPLVPDYTLRIGRLPSWAKKSLGDELSPDIPRPAPGQVPPQPPSRGKWATRIFPNPDKRGDSDGSKDSSIDSGTDTRYNDKRREPGGKQVTLNLSKNRTTDARTRHHTDDSSLGSFKFEDQESTEHDGDIEDISDGERTSSSESRNRPTYYPGNNDEETASKFMVNAMDQLELRQSVRRARHWGAENRLDIPAASASLSGSPHDSEDDEVSTPSGDNAERNPLSGSCESIDALGRRESYIKSAFDSLSGLEADTHITSNNSLSAQHLSRGPAPRVDPEAARRREELQRRILETRRQLESVAFRSNLKSSQSTTDLSYIPEKDGSRRNRPVSMAIPSNSRPYAARNHLSSSEPEETGMRRAISLSDLAAKPVPAPRTPQASTKPTQQINQNSSKSPSGFVRPAPRYNNKSNMTRSSSVGVLNNQSDSESDPTPSRTQPPRVGGLMRPTISSANKAAANTARRRGLSNSYSTASVARSESSSEAEGEVQRPRAASADRGTRRLGRSGSERDISAKAREVTARLTSNNKPQRPKQESPGDANLSSSQLCSALTEQLTKTASKVVQLYRTLQREPDCAADISGLEAAILETQKVLRGAVRATNGEGEHLNNRDPNDSGNPAMSLIEQYSDILLNMMQSKMVNQFPQSPQSLPPTPRDQNS
- the Wdr62 gene encoding mitogen-activated protein kinase-binding protein 1 isoform X11; the protein is MEAGFIPVTAGNVGGTVPPPAVVAPPVNVIRAPGLKRGKMEEAISDRIKLETVLGITVSNNAALDCNPNTELVAYPAGCTVVLYNSRKNRQTHVLNASRKSVTCVAFSPDGRYLATGECGHAPAVRVWDLQYPGASGAVQIGEFPGHTHGVNCVAFSTSSKYLVSVGSQHDMIVNVWDWRANLKLASNKVSSRVKAVSFSESGNYFVTVGFRHVKFWYLEYSRNAKFKEPVPLMGRSAILGEQKDNEFCDVVCGRGEAADSTYAITRGGLLCEFNSRRLLDKWVELRTTSANCMAIGSEYIFVGCADGIVRCFAPASLRYVTTLPRTHYLGVDVAQGHNINHMFSQPNNARYPDAIALTYDERNYKLTCVYNDHSLYVWDVRDIKRVGKSHSALYHSACIWGVDMISQGPLGAGAFLSCSSDDTVRLWALKPNQTNIYSNELTKVLYIDPEMKFLKDVDLTATSDKDKSKTYDDKTGVRCVRVSPCGRHIAAGDRAGNVWIYDSSGSLLHTLEAHDAEVLCLEYAASPRLLASASRDRLVHVFLVERGYQILQTLDEHSSSITAVRFISSGSGLQMVSCGADKTILFRQLRTTQDGSYQFARGQNVSGRTTLYDMEVDAGGRHILTACQDRNVRVYSAAHGRHTKTFRGTTAEDGTLIKVALDSSGIYLATSSTDKILSVYDYYSGECMATMYGHSEIVTGLRFTPDCQHLISASGDGCIFVWRVPHDMVVTMRARLAQQAIRQGRKVAPTNGVSGLESETDSHLGSPPRELVEEDKFTTPLVPDYTLRIGRLPSWAKKSLGDELSPDIPRPAPGQVPPQPPSRGKWATRIFPNPDKRGDSDGSKDSSIDSGTDTRYNDKRREPGGKQDQESTEHDGDIEDISDGERTSSSESRNRPTYYPGNNDEETASKFMVNAMDQLELRQSVRRARHWGAENRLDIPAASASLSGSPHDSEDDEVSTPSGDNAERNPLSGSCESIDALGRRESYIKSAFDSLSGLEADTHITSNNSLSAQHLSRGPAPRVDPEAARRREELQRRILETRRQLESVAFRSNLKSSQSTTDLSYIPEKDGSRRNRPVSMAIPSNSRPYAARNHLSSSEPEETGMRRAISLSDLAAKPVPAPRTPQASTKPTQQINQNSSKSPSGFVRPAPRYNNKSNMTRSSSVGVLNNQSDSESDPTPSRTQPPRVGGLMRPTISSANKAAANTARRRGLSNSYSTASVARSESSSEAEGEVQRPRAASADRGTRRLGRSGSERDISAKAREVTARLTSNNKPQRPKQESPGDANLSSSQLCSALTEQLTKTASKVVQLYRTLQREPDCAADISGLEAAILETQKVLRGAVRATNGEGEHLNNRDPNDSGNPAMSLIEQYSDILLNMMQSKMVNQFPQSPQSLPPTPRDQNS